The window TTGGGTTCCATCGGCCCCGGAGCGCCCACATCAATCCATTGTTTAATCAGAGCGATATCATTGTCACTCAATGGACCGCCCATCGCAGGCATTTGTACGCCCTTGATATTGGCGTCTCCTGTAATTTTCATATAGATGTAACTTCCATCACTGTTTCCAGGATTTACAATTGGAATTCTGGTGGAACTCAGTCGTTTGTTCACAACAACGTTTGTGTACTGATCCGCTTCCAGAGACATGCCACCCATCGGAAATTCACCACTATGGCAAATCACGCAATATTTCGCGAAAATATTGGCCTGAACATATTCCCAGGTAGCTTCCCTGGATGAATCAGAACCGGATGTTGATGTTCCAGAATCAGAGCTTGAAGAGTCATCAGCCGTCTTGTTGGTCGTAGATTTTTCCAGAGCGCCATCATCAATCCATTTGGCAACCATCTTCAGTGTCTCATCATCGAGAATTTCTCCTGTGGCAGGCATCCTGCTTCCAGAAATGCGTGAGTCACCGGAAATCTTCATATAAAAATAACTGTCTTTGCTGTTTTTGGGATCAATGATTTTAAATGTATTTTCTGAGTTCATTTTCCCATTTGTTACAATCGTCGCATATTCACTATCAGCCCATGAAAGACCTGCTGTCGCATTGGCTTCATTGTGACACTGAACGCATTTTTTCTGCAAAAGATTTTCCTGAAGATACGCCCAGTCGACCTCAACTTCCCCGCTTTCTGTTTCTGATTCCACAGCGGTTTCACCTTCGGCGACTTCTAAGGCACCAGCATCAATCCAGGCACCGATAATATCAATGCTGCCTTGAGCCAGTTGACCACCTAACGGCATTTGAGCGCCAACGATATTGGCATTGTTGGTTATTTTCATGTATGCGTAGCTTTTGCTTTTATCGCCCGGTTCAATGATTTTGAATTCAGGATTGCCCTGGCTCATTTTCCCATCGGTTACAATTTCCTTATATTTACCAGCCTCCCATGACAACCCCGCCGCAGGAGATCCGCCAGAATGGCATGTTGTACATTTCTGGGAAAGAATATCAGCCTGGATTGATTTCCAGCTTGGTCCAGAACTGCTTTTTTTCTTACCCTCAGTTTCGGCGCAACCATAAAGACTCAGAATGACGGTTGCCATAACAAACAACGCGAACAAGGAATTCAATGTTTGATTTTTTACGGAATGGAAACTTATAGTAGTCATATCAGCCATCCTTTTATTTATAGTATTGATCATAAACTTTCCCGGTAGGTTCTTCCTGAAAAACCGTATAGTTGAAACCTTTACGGTTATCACCTAAAGAAAGAACATAGTCTACCAGATGCCATCGTTCTTCTTCAGTGGTCTGGTCAATGAATGTTGGCATGAAGGTTCCATTTAATCCTGTTGTGATTGAGCGGTATAGGTCTCTGGGGGTTGAACCGCTTTTGTAATAACCTTTGGTGAAATCCCAAGGTTTGGTTTCCATATAATAAGCAGCGATACCATCGCCTTCCCCAGTTTCACCGTGACACAAATAACAGCCCTTTTCGTTGTAAAGAATTTTCCCTAATCCAGGATTTTTACCTCTGCCTGAAGAAGGCCTTGTTTTGGGAATAGTCACGAGATTTGTTCCTTCAGGTTTTAATTCAGGATCGTTAAACTTGTGTGAAAATGATTTGATATACTGAATCACCGCCATTCTTTTTTGTTTGGAAATGATATTCCCAAATGGAACCATTTCAGATCCGGAAACTCCGTCTCTGATCGTACGGTCCAGATCTTCATCAGTCGGCATGGTGCCATGAAGAGTGGATCTCCAGCGAAACTCACCTTTGGTAAAATCACGTGGCGCCGGATCAAGCCTTTTTCCGCCATGTCCCTTACCATCGCCATTAATTCCGTGACAGCTTTTGCAGGCTGACAAATATATTTGTCGACCAAGGATCAGTTGTGCATCAGAACTTGAACTCATCACTGATTGGGAATTCTGTTTGTTTTGAATTTGTGTCAGGTCCTCCTTCAAAGACTGAATTTCCTGTTTCAATTCCTCAATCTCAGCGATATTCGATTGATTCACCTTCTGAGATTGAGCCATTTGCTGTAACTCAACAATCTGCTGTTTCAGAATCAATAGTTCATTGTCCAGAGAATCTGAAGGCATCACGGACGGTTCTTGTGCTAATGCCGGAAACATAAAAACTCCCAGACACAAGTTAACACTGATCAATAATTTCAAACAATTTTTCATGTCTACTCCTGATCATTAAAGGTTATACCCCCGCTTTCTGCACTGTTTGTGCCAGTGACTGAATCTGATTTTTGTCAAAAAGGTTTTCTCAGGCAGGAGGATGGCAAAATACTATTTTGCCGGAATATCATTGGAAAATAATGGATTGAGTGAAGTCATCCATGAAAAACAGGAGGATTGAAAATGGGGGAACGCTGCCAAAAAACAGGAAAGATGAATGTGATTGCCGATAAACAGTCATGTCCATGGATGCTTGCTATTGAAATGACCCACAATTCAACAGTCTGCGACTATGACGATATTTCGGCGTGCATGACGAAAGTACGGCAATTGAAATTGAAGTGGATTTAGTCTTTTTTGTTACGTCCGATTATTTTGCTTTGAAACGTCGTTCTGGGCAAATTGAGTAAATCAGCGGCTTGAGACTGGACACCACCAGCTTTTGTCAATCCCCAGTCAATGAGAGTATCCTCAAATTGCTGGATCATTTCCTTGAAGACGATTTCCTCGCAGTTTTCCAGATGTAATGTAAACAAGGATGCGCCCACATGATTCTCCTTATGAATATCATGCAGATACTCGGGAAGATGAT is drawn from SAR324 cluster bacterium and contains these coding sequences:
- a CDS encoding c-type cytochrome, giving the protein MKNCLKLLISVNLCLGVFMFPALAQEPSVMPSDSLDNELLILKQQIVELQQMAQSQKVNQSNIAEIEELKQEIQSLKEDLTQIQNKQNSQSVMSSSSDAQLILGRQIYLSACKSCHGINGDGKGHGGKRLDPAPRDFTKGEFRWRSTLHGTMPTDEDLDRTIRDGVSGSEMVPFGNIISKQKRMAVIQYIKSFSHKFNDPELKPEGTNLVTIPKTRPSSGRGKNPGLGKILYNEKGCYLCHGETGEGDGIAAYYMETKPWDFTKGYYKSGSTPRDLYRSITTGLNGTFMPTFIDQTTEEERWHLVDYVLSLGDNRKGFNYTVFQEEPTGKVYDQYYK